The Chitinivorax sp. B DNA window TCAGCAGTTGTTGAATAGCTGGGCCTTGCATCGGCACAGTCGGTAGCTTCAATTGGGTTTGCAGCTGTACCAATACCTGCTGCAAGGTCGCCAATGCAGTCAACAACGCTGGGGCCAGTGTCGTCATAGCGGCCTGCCAGGCATTCGACCATTCCGTACGGGTCAGCAACGCCAAACCAGTGGTATCCGTACCAAGCGCGGTGGCATTGAGTGCCAATCGACGTACCACATCCTGCAAGCGTTGCCAGGCAGCGTCGTCATGCACCGTGCCCTCGGGCCAATTCAACTGTGGCGTGCCAGTATCTGCATCGCGAATCACCCGGCCCATGGCTTGATGCAATGTCCAGCCATTTGGCCATACCTGATGCAGTCGGAAGACAAATTCGTTGAGGCGGGTACGCAAACGCTGAACTTCTGCAGCCTCTTTGGCCCAGACATCGGCCGACAAGGCATCGCGTGTATCCCAGGCACGCTCCAGCTGTTTCAGTACTTCGGTTTTGGAAGCCTTGCTGGAATGCAATTCCAAACAGAACTCCCCCAGGCCTTTTTCAGCCAGTCGGCGGTACACCACATTCAACGCTGCCATTTTTTCTGCCACAAACAACACACGCCGGCCCAAAGCCAGGTTATGTGCGATCATGTTGGCGATGGTTTGTGATTTACCTGTGCCAGGCGGGCCATCCAGTACGAAATCGTGGCCGCTGGCCGATGCCACTACAGCAGCCAGTTGTGACGAATCGGTCGGCAACGGTGTAAACAGTTCGGCTGGGATCGTGGTGTGATCAAGCCGGCTTGGTTGCGGAAATTCGCCCTGCGATGGGTAACTGCTGCCTTCACCATCCAGCAGGTGCTTCACCACCGGGTTGCGGGTCAGTTGCTCCACCCTGTCGGCCAGATCTTTCCACATCAGGTATTTGGCGAACGAGAAGGTACTCAGCGCCAATTCAGTGATCACTTCAAAACCTGGCAGATCACGGACTGCACGGCGTACGGTGGTCCAGATACCCTCTATATCAATCCCACTGTCGTCCCGAGGTAGTTCACCATCCAGCCCATGAATGATCAATTCGAAATCATGCCGCAGCAGCTCCAGCAAGGTCAGGTTGAAGCGTGGTTCATCTTCACCCAGGGTCATCACCACACCAGACAGGGCGCTTTTACGTTCCAGCTTGACTGGTAGCAGAATCAGCGGCGCGCGATAACTGCGGTTGTCATCCCCCAACTTTTTCCAGCGCAGGAAGCCCATCGCCAAAAACAAGGTATTGGCACCACCTTCGTCAATGTCGCTACGCGCCTTGCGGTAAAGGTCGACCAGTTGCGCATCCAGTTTGGCGGGCTCCATGGGCGACAATACTTCGCCACGACTCAAGGTCTCTTTTGCGTATTGTTCCAGCAGGTTTTCTTGATGCTGTTGGGTGTAGAGCGCTGCATCGCGTCCTGCTGCCGTTAGATCAGGTGGTGGCACAATCTTGATGCGCTTGCCGGCAGACAGCAGGTCTTCCAGTTGGGCAGGTTCAGGGCAGAGCAGCGAAACGGCTTTACTGCTATCCGATAAATGCAGCAGACGATTACGGGCTGTGAGGTCCAGCAGCTTACGCTGCCATAATGCCAATTTTCCTTTAGGCGAACCGACTGGGTTCACCACGTCCACATCAAAACCGGGCAGGCTGGGGGCAACCTCCAGCGCCGCTGGCAATGGAGTTGCCGTGGTTTCATCCTGTTCGGACCGAGCCAAGGTAACGGGCAACGGCAAAATACGCTGCATGCGGGCACGCCGAATATCCAACGCCAACACAAAGTCATCATCCTGCTGCAATTGACGCTGGGCTGCCGTAATCGCCTGGCTAAAGCCCGGTGGATGCGCCTGGGTGACCAACGTGGTTTCAAAAACCAGCAACTCTTTCAGATCAATCCGTTTACGGACGGCGGTAACGTCATCCGTAATCAATTGGGCGAACTCTTGCGGCTGTAGCCAAACCCCCGTCATTGCGTGGTCACCGGTCAATAACAGCAAGGGGTTCAGGCCAGCTTGTTCCAGTGCGGCCGCAAACAGCAATGCGCTATCCAGACACGTTGCCACCCGACTACCCAGAATGGTGCCAGGCGGGCGGACCTTCTGCCCGCTGCGCTCAAAACTGGCTGGCGGCAATACATAGCTGATCGCCATACCACTGACGGCCGTCCAGACAGCGGAAGCGAGTTCCCATACCCGGCTGCGAGACCCACTACGATACCCATCAATACCGTCTGGCTTACCTGCACGACGCAGGGCATCGGATGCATGTTTCAGTACCTGATCGACTGCTGGATCGTTCGGCATCGCGAATGCGGCCAGCAGCTCCGGCATGGTGTCCGCGCCGCCCCATTCGTAGCGGGCCAGAACTTGAGCAGATAGGGTGCTGAAAGCAATCAGGCGGTCATCCTTCATCAACTGCAATGAAATACGGCCATGGATGCATTCGGTCAGCTCGGCCAGATAGGCTGCGTTAAGCTGCACATCGCGATCTGTTACATGTAAGGTGGATTGACCGTTGAGGCGATCAATACACCACGTTTTAGGCGTCAGGAAGGGCGGATCGGCAGACAATGCCAGCACCACGTTCTCGATTGGCTGGTCGCCGCGGTGAACCAACTCCAGCTCTCGCAACACTGGGACTGCGTGCTGATGCGAGGCGAAGCCAATTTTTTCGGCAATGCTGCAACGAATCTCTACCGTCATGCTTGGTCCTTGTTACTACGCGCTATCATGGAGCTGACGATTGTAGCGATTGTTGGCGCGGTCAACACCTGTAAATCGTGTATTTACGGGGGTTTCAGGGCTTTTTTCGGTCGATTTCCGGCAGATTTACCGTGAGCAGCTAATCTTGCCCACTCAAAATCCACCCAGCTGCGGCAGGCCAGTCTGCTCCAGCGCAATGCCTTGGCCCCAAAGTCACCGCCCGAAGGTAGCTATACTGACCTCAATCCATCACAAGGACAGCTGACCATGCTTTACATCTTCAAATCCAAAGCCAGTGGTGACGTCATCATGCTTGATACCAATGGAAAGGAAATATTGAACCTGTTGGGCAAAGACCCGGAAGAGCGAAAAGGGATTTTCACCATTGAGCAATTACCGACAGCGATTTCGGTACTCAAGATGGCGATTCAAACTGACCATTCAAAACCCATAGATGAAGTCGAGGGGGAAGAAGACAACACGGACGATCAGGAAACAGAGCCCAAAACCAAACCCAGTGAACGAATCAAGCTGTATCAACGCGCCTTCCCATTGCTGGAAATGATGGAAAGGTCGCTGATTAAGCAAGTGCCGGTCACTTGGGGTGTTTAGAGCTACTAACAAAACCCTTCTGGCGTTGTTGTGCAAACTTGTCGTACTTTCGTACTGCCTTCGTTTGCACACCTAACCAGAATCACTTCGCTGGGTTTTGTTAGCGGCTCTTAACGTAGCTGCCAAGAATCCTGATGCTGCATTGTACCGCCTTGCCTCAGTCAGTTGACTGAATTAGGTTGGCCCCTTCATCACGTCACGGTTTCATCGTATTGAGCGGGTCAACATTAGGGTGGTCAATGTCACAATACAAAATACTGCGCCGCCATAAAAGGTCAGGGCATGACCGTAGCGATCCCATAACAAACCAGCCAGTACGCTGGCCAGCAACATTGCCACACCACTGACCAGATTGAACAACCCGAATGCGGTGCCACGTAGTTCAACAGGCGCCGCATCTGCCACCATTCTAGCCAACAGACCTTGGGTAATACCCATATGGATTCCCCAAAGTGCCACACCGCCCAATACCCATTGCCACGTATCCGCCAACGCCAGCAGCAGGTCCGCTGCAATCAGCACCATCAACCCCACAGCCAGTAGCCAAACATGGCTGACACGGTCGGATAGCTTGCCAAAAGGATAGGCCGCCAGCGCGTACACCACATTCATCGCCACCATCACCAACGGTACCAGTGCCGGTGCAATGCCACTGTGTTGTGCCCGCAACACCAAAAAAGCTTCACTGAAACGGGCCAATGTGAAGACTGCGCCGATTGCCACCACCCACCAATAGGTGCGACTGAGGCGACTTAAACAATCACGCTGAATTGGGTTGATGCGAGGCCCCTGATGTGACTTGTCAGGCTCTCGCAGGCCCATACACAACAGCGCCACGGCCATCAGCCCTGGTATGAACGCTACCCAGAACACCGCACGGAAATCCCCCGCCCATAACAACATCAATAATGTCGCCAACATTGGCCCGATACATGCCCCAACTGTGTCCAACGACTGCCGCAGTCCGTATGCCGCCCCTCGCTGTGCCTCGGACACCAGGTCTGCCACCATTGCATCTCGTGGTGCGCCGCGAATGCCCTTACCCACACGATCCAGCAAACGTGCGGTCAACACCATCCCAATGCCGGGTGCCATGGCAAACAACGGCTTGGTCAGCGCACCCATGGCATAACCCAACACAGCCAACCCTTTACGCTTGCCCAGATAATCACTCAACACACCGGAAAACACCTTCACCATCAGCGCCGTCGCTTCCGCCAACCCTTCCACCACCCCAACGGTCAAGGCGCTGACCCCCAGTGTCGCCACCATGAACATCGGCAATAAGCTGTGGATCATCTCTGACGAAATATCCATCAACATGCTGACCAAGCCGAGTATCCAGACACCACGGGGAATATGGCCAAGTGTGGTCGTTACCATGATGGCAGGTTTCACTGTGGCTCCTCGCTTTAGCACAAACGGCCAATAGGACACGCTTCAGCATAGGCATACCGTTTCAATCTGTTGATCCATTGATAGCCCGTGAAACAAAAGCGACCTGTTCAAACCCATGGGAGAACCTGACCAACATTGGTACCCAAGCGAGGCTTACCTAACCGCGCCAATCAGCGTGGTCGACGACATACCATTGCCAGCCCCCACAGGCCAACACCCAGCACCAGTACACTGTCGGGTTCCGGGATCGTGGTCAGTTGCAGGCGATATTGGGTACTCATGTTATGGCGGCCTGCATACAGATAATTCAAGCCGTCGTTGAGATCGTTCGCTTCACCAAGCAAGTTCAAGCTTGTCTGGCCGGCCTGTAATACGTCGAAACGCAGCGTCGCCAGGTATAGGTTGGGCGCCCCATCATTGACCCAGCCAGGGAACCGGGAAGCGCCAATATGGCCATCACCCAACCATGCACTGTCGTCATCCCAACTGGCGGCTGGCAAAAATTGCTGGAATCGCAGCATGTGACGATCAAATTCCAACTTGAAACCAAATGAAAGTAAGGTCTCGTTGGCTGTCAGTTGGTCAAATGGCCGATTTACATGCAACCTCAGGTCAACGGACTTACCTACCAATAATGGTCCGGTTGCCTCAATTTTGAGTAAAGCCGCATTGGCCAAACCACAATAGCCACATACCAAGGCCATGAAGAAAGGTTTGAATGTCACGAAGCGCCCCTGTTTGCGTTGATAAAGTACCTTCATTGCTTGCTGAACACTTCATACCAACTACGATAGTCGGCCTGGGTAATGCAGCTGTCCGTGTCAAAATTGGCCAGTGGCTGGTAACGTGATTGGCCTGCACAGCTACCCAGTGCGCTGCGCAACGTGTCTCGATCTGCAGCATCAACTCGCCCATCGGCGTTCACATCGCCCAGTTTGACAACCCGTAAATTCAGGCGCGGGGCGGCTTCTTCATAGCCATCATGCAGGAACAGCCCAAGAAAATAACCGCCCTCGCCCAATCCACCTAGCAGTTGGCTGCCTGCGCTGGCAGACAGATAGTTCCATTTCAATGAACTGTTAGTACCTGGAACCTGCCCCTGTCGATACACCCCAATCCAATGCTTGCTGCCTGCTGGTAAGCCTTGCCAATACAAAGTCAGGATTTCACCGACACGCATCTGACTGGTACTGGCAGTAAACGACACAACAGGTGTTGGGGTTGGAACAGGCACAGGTAATGGCGAAGGAGTAGCTTGTGCCTGGCCGTTGAGTACTGGGTCGGTGTAGTCCAACCCAGCACCTTCAAGATGGCCTGCCAGCCGACGCCAGTAGGTGCTGTTCCCTTCCAGCGTGACGCCCAGGTCATACCAGCCATAGCTATAACCCAATGCTCTGACAAAACTGCGGCTTTGCCCAGCGGGAACATCAATCATCAAGATGGCACGGTCACCATAGGCGTTGTCGGCCAGCTTGAAGCGGCAAGCCTGGGTACCTTGGTTGGTAAAAGTCAGCCGAATACTGGCATTAGCTGGTTCTTCTTGTAGCGTTACCTCCGTCTTGCGTGAGAAGCCATCCAACTGACCGCTGAATTCACGCGCAAACCCATTGTTGCTGAGCACGTGCAAATGGTACTGGTTGTCAGGCCAATTCCAGCTTTCCAGATCAATCCGCTTCCCAACCTCCACCGTGTAATGCCATGGCCCATCGCGACGCAGTAAGGAGTACACGATAAACGTCGCCGCCACATTGCCCGTATTAGCGAAACTGAGCCCATATTGACGAGCATCACCCATTGCGGCGCCATTGACTAATGATCGGTAGGGCAGTGGGCAAGCCCGTCGTGGCGGGGCATTGGCCACTGTTTCTTGCCGAGGCAGGGTTTGAACCGCAGGTGGCAAAGCATCGCGGCTCCCCCAATCTTTGAAATAGCTGGCGCTACGCGGCACGCTGTTCGGCCAGCTTGCATTCGGGTTGGCAAAATTGAAAAGGCTGGTCATGTCACCGCAGACTGCCCGGCGCCATGACGAGATCAACCCACATTCAACCTTACTGCGTGGCAATCCCTTACCTTGTACCAGCCATGTTTCCAACAAACGGATCAGCGAGGTGTGATCGAACAATTGTGAATTGATGCGACCACCCTTACTCCACGGTGATACCACCAGGGTTGGTACGCGTGGCCCCAAACCAATTGGTTCAGCATTGTTGTAAACCTCGCCTTGCAAGGCATTGGGTAAAGTGGTACGGCCTTGGCTGGCTTTCAGCGGCGGCATGGTGGCCGGCATATGGTCGAAAAAGCCATCATTCTCGTCATAGGTAATGATCAAAACGGTCTTCGACCACACCGCCGGGTTATCAACCAATGCGGCCAGCAAGCGTGCGGTGAAATGTTCACCTGCATTGGGGGTGCAGGATGGATGTTCGCAATATTCAGTCGGCGCGCAGATCCACGACACTTGTGGCAGCCGGCCTGATCGTACATCAGCCGCAAAATCGTCAATCAGCCATTGACCGGTTGTTCCAAGTGCATTACCTGCCGTTGATCCTGGCGACATGGCCCGGCCCCGTCGATAGTACGGTGACTCAGGAGGTAAACGCCGACCAGATGCATCAACCCGGAAGGCTTTGAAATACTGGAGATAGTTGTCACCATAGTTGTCCCACTCCTGATACACCTTCCAGCTGATACCATTGGCTTCCAGTACTTCTGCATAACTCTGCCATTCCAACCCCGTGGCCGCTCGGTTGTCATTGGCAATATCTGCATTGTAAGTACCATTGTTGACGTTATAGAGCCGGCTATCCTGCAAACCGGTGACATAACTGTTGGAATGCCCACTCAGGGCGTAGAGGCGATTGGGGTCAGTCGGCCCGAATACTGAGCAGTGATAGGCATCGCATACGGTAAACGCATCAGCCAATGCATAGTAGAACGGCAGATCGGCACGGTTGAAATAACCCATACAACGCGCGCTTTTACGTTTGACCCAGACATTCCAATCCTTCCAGGCTGCTTCGGTCCCCTTCCAGGAATGATCCAACCCAACCTTCAATGCATTGGTGTTACGTACATCAAAGTGATACGGCAATACATGACCATTGCCGCCAGGTTGATACCAGACGGATTGACCGGATGGCAGTGAAATCGCCCGCGGATCATTGAAACCACGCACCCCGGCCGACGTGCCAAAGTAGTGATCGAAAGACCGGTTCTCCTGCATCAGGAAAACAATATGCTCCACATCCCCAAGCCCTCCTGAGCCCTGATGAGCAGGTGTCGCCAAGGCACGAGCAATGGTCTGGGAGAAGCTCGGGACTGTTACCAATCCTGCAGCGCCAGCAGCAATAAAACTTCTACGAGAGGGATTTTCCAGCGACATATCACTTGCCCCATCCGGAATAAAACCGGCATTTTCACGGAACAAGAAGTCAGCAAGATGACAGGCAACCATTGCCCGTTAAGCATGGCACGTTGCGATCTCTTGGAACGATCATCGGAAACGTGCCACATAGCTGGATGACCAGCCCGATTCAGCCTATCTGTCATGGCGAATCGAGCAAAGTCTGGTATTTGAATTACACGTCGTCCTGGTTAACGTGGGGCAACAACGGACTTATTCACCACCCAAGGCCATTTGCAGCAACAAATCCAGGTGCACGACAGCATCACCTTTGTCCAGATGATCCACATCAGCGACCCCACCCAGCGCCAATGCCGGGGTATAGAAATAGATTTGCCCGTCAGCCAATGGCCCAAGCCGACCCACTGCTTGATTGAAGAATCCACGCTCCAACAGGCTCTCGATCGCCTCACCATCACACAGCGTGTCATTGAAGAAGGCATCCAGGGACCAATCCAGTACATTTCCATTGCGGTAATGCGGATCAAGCACTGCCACATCTTCATCGCCATCGTCACTCAAGCGCCGGTAATAGAACACTCGGCCGAATGCCGAGATGGCAATTGGCAATCGATCACCTTCATCTTCTTCCCGCATCAACCAGCCGCATAACAACGCTCGATACTCATCTGGATTGATCAATTGAATCAGGCCATCACCATAACGCCCCAAACCAACTTTGGCCCATAGCTCCAGCAAACTATCCGGTAACAGACCGCGGTACGCGTTGATCAATACGGAATCGACGGGTTGAACAGTTTTATCGGGCTGAAACGTGTCGACAAAATTTTGCAGGGTAATGGACAACATTAAGAGATATCCCCATTTCTAAGGCAGGATTTCACTTCCTAAAAAGAATACTGGCCCGATTTTTCAACCGAGCCAGTCATCTTGATCAACCTACCAAATTGGCGCTTTCTGTCACACCAGCATGATGGGCCTGCTGATCCGCGTGGTAACTACTGCGGACCATTGCGCCCACGGCCGCGTGCTTGAAGCCCATGGCGTAGGCCTGTTCCTCAAACCATTTGAAACGATCCGGGTGCATGTAGCGCAATACCGGCAGGTGGCCATTGGATGGTTGCAGGTACTGGCCCAGTGTCAGCATGTCGATATCGTGTTCACGCATGTCACGCATGACTTGCAGGATTTCGTCGTCCTCTTCACCCAAGCCGACCATGATGCCGGACTTGGTCGGGATGCCTGGGTAACGGGCTTTGAACTCTTTCAGCAGTTTGAGCGAATGAGCATAGTCAGAACCGGGGCGGGCCGCCTTATACAAGCGGGGCACGGTTTCCAGATTGTGGTTCATCACATCCGGCAACCCATTACCAAAGATTTCCAGTGCGGTGTCCAGGCGGCCACGGAAATCCGGTACCAGCACTTCGATGGTGGTCTTGGGACTCAACTCGCGAGTCTTGGTGATGCAATCCACAAAATGCTGAGCACCACCATCACGCAGGTCATCGCGGTCAACAGAGGTGATCACAACATAGTTCAGCTTGAGCGCGGCAATGGTTTCCGCCAAGTGCTGGGGTTCTTCCTGATCCAGCGGCTGCGGACGGCCATGGCCGACATCACAGAAGGGACAGCGCCGGGTACAGATGTCCCCCATGATCATGAAGGTGGCCGTGCCTTTACCGAAACATTCGCCAATGTTCGGACAGCTGGCCTCTTCACAGACAGTATGCAGTTTTTGCTCGCGCAGGATCTGTTTGATCTCATAGAAACGGGTGCTGGACGGCGAACGAACGCGAATCCAGTCTGGCTTGGGCAGCTTTTGTTCGAGCGGGACGATCTTGATGGGGATACGCGCTGTCTTGTCGGCACCCTTGAGTTTCACTTTTTCGGCTTGATCAGTCATCACAGTTCCTGTGCTTGTGGCACGATGTTGCATTCAAGATGGCGAGCCAATTGGTTTGCCACTTCGTCGATCGGGAGAGAAATTCCCTGATCTTTCAATTGAGTAATCGGCATGTTGGCATAGCCGCATGGATTAATCCAGCCAAAGGGTGTCAAATCCATGTCCACATTCAATGCCAGGCCGTGGTAACAACAGCCGTTCTTGATTCGGAGTCCCAGCGAGGCAATCTTGGCGCCGTCCACATACACACCGGGCGCATCTTCGCGGCCGTAGGCCGTTACGCCATGGTCAGCCAGGAAATCAATGATGGATTGCTCCATCCGCCGTACCAGCTCCCGCACGCCGTACCCCAACCTGCGTACATCCAGCAACAGATAACCCACCAGCTGGCCAGGCCCATGGTAGGTGATCTGCCCACCACGTTCGGTACGTACGACTGGAATGTCCGTGGCCTGCAACAGGTGCTCTGGTTTGCCGGCGAGCCCCAAGGTATAGGTAGGGGGATGTTGTAACAGCCACAATTCGTCCTGTGTATCGGCATCGCGCGTCAATGTGAGCGATTCCATGGACTGTACCGTCGACTCATAGGGCACCAGGCCCAAGCGCTTGACCTGCCACGACATCAGTTCGACTCTTTCAAATTCAGGCACAGCAATGGTAGCTTGCGGTCGTCACCCAATACCGGGCGATCGACCCACCCTATCAAGACAGCACCGATATGCTCATAAAAGCCGCGTGCATAAGGGTCTGATTCGATCAGCATACGTTCCAGCCCTTTGACACGTGCACTGGCAATAGCCGCATCAATCAACATGCGACCCCAGCCCTTGCCCATATATGTCGGCAATAACCAGCAATCCACCAGGTTGGCATGATCTGCTTCGAACGTCAGACCAATCAATCCGATTACCTCATCACCCAACTGCAACGCGTGATAACAGCCACTGACGATCTGCTCGGCACTGATCGTCAGTTGCGGCCGCCATACATGTAGCCATTGCTGCGGATAACCCCAATGCGCTTTAGCGGCCTGTGCAACCAGACTGAATGCAGCGGCATCTTCCACGATTGCGGGACGTACAAACGGCAAGCTGCTCAGAATACCACCTTAACCATTGGGTGCCCGGTGAATGCCAGATACAGGGCATCCAGTTGTTGTTTCGATGTGGCGTTAATGGTAACGGTCACAGACAGATAGTTGCCATTCTTGCTTACCCTCATCTCCAGATCTGTCGATTCGAAATCAGGTGCATGTTGGCGAGTGATGTCGTGAATGGTTTGTGCGAAATCGTCGGTGCGCACACCCATGACTTTGATCGGGAACCGACATGGGAACTCAATCAAGGTTTCCTGCTGCTGACTCATGCGTCACCTCCTTGACGTAAAACCGAGTCTTTATAGGCTTGATACAGCGCATCCATCTGCGCATTCATCGGCCCAGGCCTACCATCACCAACCGGAAAACCGTCCAGCGTCGTGATGGCCAACACTTCCTTGGTTGATGAGGTCATCCATAACTCATCAGCGGCACGCACTTCTGCCTCGCTGATCAGGCGAACCTCATGTGGCACCTGATGACGGTGAGCCAGTTCCAGCACAAGATCGTAGGTGATACCAGACAGCATCAGATTCGATTTGGGTGGTGCCAGCAGCACGCCATTCTTCACCACAAAAATGTTACTCGCCGCCCCTTCGGTCAACATGCCATCACGCAGCAATACCGATTCAGCACACCCTGCCGCAATCGCTTCATTACGTAACAATACATTGGCAAGCAATGCGATTGATTTGATATCACAACGCAGCCAGCGAAAATCTTCTTTGGTAATGGCACTGACACCTTTTGCCTTGGTTTGGGCATCTGGGGTAATCAACGGCATTGGGTAGATCAACACAGTGGGCGTTGCTGAAGGCGGGAACGGAAAATCACGGTTCGGTCCAGCACCACGTGTTACCTGTAGGTAGACCGACTGATCATCGAACGGCTGCCGGGCGATCGCTTCGCGTACCAGTTCACGCCAAGCATCCCGTGCATATGGGTTGGCGAGCTTGACTGACGCCAAACTGGCTTCCAGTCTACTCAAATGTTCATCCAGCCGAAACGGGTGTCGGGAATAAACCGGGATGACTTCATATACCCCGTCACCAAACAAAAAGCCTCGGTCAAGAACGGAAACCTGCGCCTGTTCAAGTACCTGCCATTGGCCATTGAGATAAATCATGAGCGAGTATGTTCAGAAATTGGATTGGCTATCTTTAAATTGTACCGACATTCAGTAATATCAAGCCATTCTAATATTGCTATCGGCTGGCCTATTCAGCACATCCTCAGCACCCGGTTTGTATTCAAACATGAGACCCCGCCTTGTCTTGGCCAGTTGAAAACCTTGTTGCTGATAAAACAGCTGGGCGGCTGTACGATGCACCCCAGATTTTACGGATATCTGCTTCAAATCTTGTTGCAACACCCAAGCTTTGATGCGTATCACCAGCTCCCGGGCTACACCACGACAGCGCCGTGCCTCATCTACCACCAAGCCAGTGATTTCGGCACGCATTGGCACCTCAAGATAAACATGGCGCTCAACTGCTGCCCAGCCAATTACTTGCTCGTCCACCTCAGCAACCCAAACAGCACGAAACGGGTCATGCTGCCATCACCTGCAAATTGGTTGCCATAACAGCCTGCTCAATCGGATAACCCAATTGTGCTGACAACTCGGCCAGTCTGGGTACATCCGCCAATGCACCATCACGAACGAAACACCATGACATGCCAGGCTCCAAAAAGCGAAACCCGCCCATGCCTTACCGACAGGGGCGGGTCAAATGGCGCGACTACTTGAACATCAGGCGCAAGCTATCCCAGGCCCGGCCCACGAAGCCGGCTTGAGGTACGCTGCTCAATGCCACCACAGGGTATTCACCCAGTGACTTGCCATCAAGCGTCAGCGAAATCTTGCCGACACGTTGACCCGCAGCAACCGGTGCTACCATCGGTTGCTGTGTGGTGATACTGGCCTTGATCCGACTGGCAGCCCCCTTGGGCAACGACAAATACAAATCGCTACGGAAGCCAACTGCAACATTGTCTGACGTACCCTTCCAGACCTGGATCTGTTGTAAAGCCTGATTGGCGCCATATAGTTTCGGCGTATCGTAGAACTGCAAGCCCCAATTCAACAGCTTTGAGGACTCGGTCGCCCGTACGTTCTCGTTGGCTGCACCCAATACCACTGAGATCACCCGGCGGCCCTCACGTTTGGCTGATGCAATCAGGCAAAAACCAGCACTATCGGTATGGCCTGTCTTCATGCCATCTATGTTCGGATCACGCCATAGCAGCAGGTTGCGGTTAGGCTGCTTGATCTTGTTATAGGTGTATTCCTTTTGAGAATAGATTGGATAGAACTCTGGAAAATCACGAATGATTGCACTGGCTAGAATCCCCAGATCACGCGCCGTCGTGTAATGCTCCGGGTGAGGTAGACCGGTGGAATTCATGAAACGCGTATTGGCCATACCCAACCGCTGTGCTTCTTTGTTCATCAACTGAGCAAACACATCTTCGCTGCCGGCAA harbors:
- a CDS encoding PEP-CTERM sorting domain-containing protein, with translation MTFKPFFMALVCGYCGLANAALLKIEATGPLLVGKSVDLRLHVNRPFDQLTANETLLSFGFKLEFDRHMLRFQQFLPAASWDDDSAWLGDGHIGASRFPGWVNDGAPNLYLATLRFDVLQAGQTSLNLLGEANDLNDGLNYLYAGRHNMSTQYRLQLTTIPEPDSVLVLGVGLWGLAMVCRRPR
- a CDS encoding phosphocholine-specific phospholipase C, which gives rise to MVACHLADFLFRENAGFIPDGASDMSLENPSRRSFIAAGAAGLVTVPSFSQTIARALATPAHQGSGGLGDVEHIVFLMQENRSFDHYFGTSAGVRGFNDPRAISLPSGQSVWYQPGGNGHVLPYHFDVRNTNALKVGLDHSWKGTEAAWKDWNVWVKRKSARCMGYFNRADLPFYYALADAFTVCDAYHCSVFGPTDPNRLYALSGHSNSYVTGLQDSRLYNVNNGTYNADIANDNRAATGLEWQSYAEVLEANGISWKVYQEWDNYGDNYLQYFKAFRVDASGRRLPPESPYYRRGRAMSPGSTAGNALGTTGQWLIDDFAADVRSGRLPQVSWICAPTEYCEHPSCTPNAGEHFTARLLAALVDNPAVWSKTVLIITYDENDGFFDHMPATMPPLKASQGRTTLPNALQGEVYNNAEPIGLGPRVPTLVVSPWSKGGRINSQLFDHTSLIRLLETWLVQGKGLPRSKVECGLISSWRRAVCGDMTSLFNFANPNASWPNSVPRSASYFKDWGSRDALPPAVQTLPRQETVANAPPRRACPLPYRSLVNGAAMGDARQYGLSFANTGNVAATFIVYSLLRRDGPWHYTVEVGKRIDLESWNWPDNQYHLHVLSNNGFAREFSGQLDGFSRKTEVTLQEEPANASIRLTFTNQGTQACRFKLADNAYGDRAILMIDVPAGQSRSFVRALGYSYGWYDLGVTLEGNSTYWRRLAGHLEGAGLDYTDPVLNGQAQATPSPLPVPVPTPTPVVSFTASTSQMRVGEILTLYWQGLPAGSKHWIGVYRQGQVPGTNSSLKWNYLSASAGSQLLGGLGEGGYFLGLFLHDGYEEAAPRLNLRVVKLGDVNADGRVDAADRDTLRSALGSCAGQSRYQPLANFDTDSCITQADYRSWYEVFSKQ
- a CDS encoding GAD-like domain-containing protein produces the protein MLSITLQNFVDTFQPDKTVQPVDSVLINAYRGLLPDSLLELWAKVGLGRYGDGLIQLINPDEYRALLCGWLMREEDEGDRLPIAISAFGRVFYYRRLSDDGDEDVAVLDPHYRNGNVLDWSLDAFFNDTLCDGEAIESLLERGFFNQAVGRLGPLADGQIYFYTPALALGGVADVDHLDKGDAVVHLDLLLQMALGGE
- the lipA gene encoding lipoyl synthase, yielding MTDQAEKVKLKGADKTARIPIKIVPLEQKLPKPDWIRVRSPSSTRFYEIKQILREQKLHTVCEEASCPNIGECFGKGTATFMIMGDICTRRCPFCDVGHGRPQPLDQEEPQHLAETIAALKLNYVVITSVDRDDLRDGGAQHFVDCITKTRELSPKTTIEVLVPDFRGRLDTALEIFGNGLPDVMNHNLETVPRLYKAARPGSDYAHSLKLLKEFKARYPGIPTKSGIMVGLGEEDDEILQVMRDMREHDIDMLTLGQYLQPSNGHLPVLRYMHPDRFKWFEEQAYAMGFKHAAVGAMVRSSYHADQQAHHAGVTESANLVG
- the lipB gene encoding lipoyl(octanoyl) transferase LipB, with translation MSWQVKRLGLVPYESTVQSMESLTLTRDADTQDELWLLQHPPTYTLGLAGKPEHLLQATDIPVVRTERGGQITYHGPGQLVGYLLLDVRRLGYGVRELVRRMEQSIIDFLADHGVTAYGREDAPGVYVDGAKIASLGLRIKNGCCYHGLALNVDMDLTPFGWINPCGYANMPITQLKDQGISLPIDEVANQLARHLECNIVPQAQEL
- a CDS encoding GNAT family N-acetyltransferase, translating into MPFVRPAIVEDAAAFSLVAQAAKAHWGYPQQWLHVWRPQLTISAEQIVSGCYHALQLGDEVIGLIGLTFEADHANLVDCWLLPTYMGKGWGRMLIDAAIASARVKGLERMLIESDPYARGFYEHIGAVLIGWVDRPVLGDDRKLPLLCLNLKESN
- a CDS encoding DUF493 family protein, which produces MSQQQETLIEFPCRFPIKVMGVRTDDFAQTIHDITRQHAPDFESTDLEMRVSKNGNYLSVTVTINATSKQQLDALYLAFTGHPMVKVVF